One stretch of Hymenobacter sublimis DNA includes these proteins:
- a CDS encoding DUF305 domain-containing protein, with product MKKSAFFLAALCSGSLLVASCNSDKAADSTATTTETTTAEGTASGDMAGMDHSAGATGSAAAGDSPQLVAMNEMMQKMHASKPKGNTDHDFAHHMLEHHKGAVVMADIQLRDGKDATMRQMAEKIKADQQKEIAELEAAATRLDNAPTNYKPNDPTDPFTSKMKASMDAMMPMPKSVADPDMNFNMLMTMHHQSAVDMAKAELAHGKDTKLKQMAQQIIDAQEKEIAAFKDWHNKNADKM from the coding sequence ATGAAAAAGTCCGCTTTTTTCCTCGCAGCCCTTTGCTCGGGCTCCCTGCTGGTTGCCAGCTGCAACAGCGACAAGGCCGCCGATTCGACGGCTACTACCACCGAAACGACCACCGCCGAGGGCACCGCCTCCGGTGACATGGCCGGCATGGACCACTCCGCCGGGGCTACGGGCAGCGCCGCGGCCGGCGACTCGCCCCAACTGGTGGCCATGAACGAGATGATGCAGAAGATGCACGCCAGCAAGCCCAAGGGCAACACCGACCACGACTTCGCCCACCACATGCTGGAGCACCACAAGGGCGCTGTTGTCATGGCCGACATTCAGCTGCGCGACGGCAAAGACGCCACCATGCGCCAGATGGCCGAGAAAATCAAAGCCGACCAGCAAAAGGAAATCGCCGAGCTGGAAGCGGCCGCCACCCGCCTCGACAACGCCCCGACCAACTACAAGCCCAACGACCCCACGGACCCCTTCACCAGCAAGATGAAGGCCTCGATGGACGCCATGATGCCGATGCCAAAAAGCGTGGCCGACCCGGACATGAACTTCAACATGCTCATGACCATGCACCACCAGAGCGCCGTGGACATGGCCAAGGCCGAGCTGGCCCACGGCAAAGACACCAAGCTCAAGCAGATGGCCCAGCAGATAATAGATGCCCAGGAGAAGGAAATAGCGGCCTTCAAGGACTGGCACAATAAGAACGCCGACAAAATGTAG